A single genomic interval of Shewanella halotolerans harbors:
- a CDS encoding barstar family protein — protein MEILVDWKKIEKEEDFYNMFLPQVKAPEWHGRNLDALADSVVTGDINSIEPPYTIHSINTGTAPEHMAEFQLKVLAIFNEGVAENRGIKIVSE, from the coding sequence ATGGAGATACTCGTTGACTGGAAAAAAATTGAGAAAGAGGAGGATTTCTACAACATGTTCCTCCCCCAGGTAAAAGCGCCAGAGTGGCACGGGAGAAACCTTGATGCCCTGGCAGATAGTGTGGTTACTGGGGATATAAACTCAATTGAACCTCCATATACAATTCATAGTATCAATACAGGTACCGCTCCAGAACATATGGCTGAATTTCAGCTAAAAGTACTCGCCATCTTCAATGAAGGTGTTGCAGAAAACAGAGGCATTAAAATTGTCTCGGAATAA
- a CDS encoding DUF2339 domain-containing protein, with protein MTLKEDVNKLTQALEAMQSQQASDRAALTSQLAEFSQQLAELNARVNALEGYEQPEYPQQTHSTTAHTHSIDSTSASAPSLSSQYLPWQTPPGLLKPEQLKPEPPQAAHTQSEPLQSAQLELEKTPSSQRGELSQQADTSYRHDAWQRQTPQAEKQAQTRPSARSTKTTKQKTATPGIGQQLANSVAQLQGSLGQLVNLLLGPFGGLGEQAKAFYQHYQAKGQGAVFLMTLAGIVTLTLGFGYLLQYSINHWFSELGKAMLGLITANSVITGGLFIRRARPGMEDYASGIVGLGIILNYLCIYFLGPYFELIPESAALLLMLVNTLLGYGLAMKLETKVVAIIALCGGSLAPLMLLDASQAPLLYLPYLLIIGACSLVQSHRLNWPVLLEITALLHIACVQLLSFFLFLPLAPIGPMAMLALGCINALFYLYGLGSLWLQAKREPSARLLMVPVAMLCFTLYTLGEFTSYAGELFAINGVICALLYWKIRRDSLIAPLMLAAAGVFAGVAALYLISADLLGLVLLIEALLLLWLGAKHDFIAIRTEAYILLAMGLGSNLLTLFDSLAVSHRKLGGAAGMTDNLILILTLTLSCAACYQAIRLIDALGDRLTGTERLLRRALQGVFGQLLAITALFIGYCLSPEYYLNGLPLIALMLLYLGRRDGLRFTEIMAWFWLLPLGGLIMLGMLEAGSVNFAQQPLNAKLARIEVFSSLLLAYNWYKRYTPQSPLLSLAYYVQLICYLALPLLLLPKVLRSYLELLPIYLWLASAMALGLARFVRHRSLVIETQLLCATAILFTAISCLDNQWQGLVALAIGALALGSVHGRYEQMNRHWRILLRFPWQLSPFYFALVLAVAVQTLSGLIAPGWSLVFLALTGYFALLVERDNALGRRFAKALRPGYDLAYGLLLLLPLAPIILHGDRPLGLDISSLLFSLSELGILVVLAWYLRGKRLGIESHKKLLPKPALLWGWHSLLAVSYFLWSYQLGDQVAAPISSILLVSHGSALMFLSLRPQQTSLIRMAGILFGLACLKILFIDMASFVLVQKVVAFIVIGIILLTVAYFYQKQKNRLLALG; from the coding sequence ATGACACTGAAGGAAGATGTCAACAAGCTCACTCAGGCCCTGGAGGCGATGCAGTCACAGCAGGCATCGGACCGCGCGGCGCTCACGAGTCAGTTAGCGGAGTTTAGCCAGCAGCTGGCCGAGCTCAACGCACGGGTAAATGCCCTTGAGGGCTACGAGCAGCCCGAGTATCCACAGCAGACGCATTCGACGACTGCGCACACACATTCTATAGATTCAACCTCGGCATCGGCGCCAAGCCTCTCAAGCCAATACTTGCCATGGCAGACCCCGCCAGGGCTGTTAAAACCAGAGCAGTTAAAACCAGAGCCACCACAAGCAGCGCACACGCAGTCAGAGCCGTTACAGTCAGCGCAGCTAGAGTTAGAGAAGACACCGTCATCCCAGCGAGGCGAACTCAGCCAGCAGGCCGATACCAGCTATCGCCACGACGCCTGGCAGCGCCAGACCCCTCAAGCAGAAAAACAGGCTCAAACTCGACCTTCGGCTCGCTCAACGAAAACCACAAAACAGAAGACCGCCACTCCAGGTATTGGCCAACAGCTAGCCAACTCGGTGGCCCAGCTTCAGGGCTCGCTCGGGCAGCTAGTTAATTTGCTGCTCGGCCCCTTCGGCGGTCTCGGCGAGCAGGCCAAGGCCTTCTATCAACACTATCAGGCCAAGGGACAGGGCGCGGTATTTCTGATGACACTCGCGGGCATTGTCACCCTGACCCTGGGCTTTGGTTACCTGCTGCAATACTCCATCAACCACTGGTTCTCCGAGCTTGGCAAGGCCATGCTAGGGCTTATCACAGCCAATAGCGTGATCACCGGCGGCCTGTTTATCCGGCGGGCCAGGCCCGGCATGGAGGACTATGCCTCGGGCATAGTGGGCCTTGGCATCATATTGAATTACCTCTGTATCTATTTCCTCGGCCCCTACTTTGAGCTGATCCCAGAGAGCGCCGCCTTATTGCTGATGCTGGTCAACACCCTCCTGGGTTACGGCCTGGCGATGAAGCTGGAGACTAAGGTGGTGGCCATCATCGCCCTGTGCGGCGGCTCCCTGGCGCCGCTTATGCTGCTCGATGCCAGCCAGGCACCGCTGCTCTATCTGCCCTATTTGCTGATCATAGGCGCCTGCTCTCTGGTGCAGAGTCACAGGCTAAACTGGCCCGTGCTGCTGGAGATCACGGCGCTGCTGCATATCGCCTGTGTGCAGCTGCTGAGCTTCTTCCTGTTTCTGCCGCTGGCGCCAATCGGCCCCATGGCCATGCTGGCGCTGGGGTGCATCAACGCCCTCTTCTATCTCTATGGCCTGGGTAGCCTCTGGTTGCAGGCCAAGCGTGAGCCCAGTGCGCGCCTGCTCATGGTGCCCGTGGCCATGCTCTGTTTTACCCTCTATACCCTGGGGGAGTTTACCTCTTACGCCGGTGAGCTGTTCGCGATCAACGGCGTTATCTGCGCCCTGCTCTATTGGAAGATACGGCGCGATAGCCTGATCGCACCGCTGATGCTGGCCGCGGCCGGGGTGTTCGCCGGGGTGGCGGCGCTCTACCTCATCAGCGCCGATCTCCTTGGCTTGGTGCTGTTGATCGAGGCACTGCTGCTACTCTGGCTCGGCGCTAAACATGATTTTATCGCCATTCGCACCGAGGCCTATATCCTGTTGGCGATGGGCCTTGGCAGCAACCTGCTGACCCTGTTCGACAGCCTGGCAGTGAGTCACCGCAAGCTGGGTGGCGCCGCGGGAATGACAGATAACCTTATCCTCATTCTCACCCTTACACTAAGCTGCGCCGCCTGTTATCAGGCGATACGCCTGATTGACGCCCTGGGGGATAGGCTTACCGGGACGGAGCGACTGCTGCGCCGCGCCCTGCAGGGCGTTTTTGGTCAGCTGCTGGCGATCACCGCGCTGTTTATCGGCTACTGCTTGAGCCCAGAATATTATCTCAACGGCCTGCCACTCATCGCCCTGATGCTGCTCTACCTGGGCAGACGAGACGGGCTGCGCTTTACCGAGATCATGGCCTGGTTCTGGCTACTGCCGCTAGGCGGCCTCATCATGCTGGGCATGCTAGAGGCGGGCAGCGTCAACTTTGCCCAGCAGCCTCTCAACGCCAAGCTGGCGCGTATCGAGGTGTTCAGCAGCCTGCTGCTGGCCTACAACTGGTATAAGCGATACACACCTCAGTCGCCGCTGCTAAGTCTGGCCTACTATGTTCAGCTCATCTGTTACCTGGCGCTGCCGCTCCTGCTGCTGCCTAAGGTGCTGCGCAGCTATCTGGAGCTGCTCCCCATCTACCTCTGGCTGGCCAGCGCCATGGCCCTTGGCCTCGCGAGGTTCGTGCGCCACCGGAGCCTGGTGATCGAGACGCAATTGCTCTGTGCCACGGCCATACTGTTCACCGCCATTAGCTGTCTGGACAATCAGTGGCAGGGATTAGTCGCCCTCGCCATTGGCGCGCTGGCACTGGGCTCAGTGCACGGCCGTTATGAGCAAATGAACCGGCACTGGCGCATATTACTGCGCTTCCCCTGGCAGTTGAGCCCCTTCTATTTTGCCTTGGTCCTGGCCGTTGCCGTACAGACTCTGTCTGGGCTTATCGCCCCGGGTTGGTCCCTGGTATTCCTGGCGTTGACCGGCTACTTTGCCCTGCTGGTCGAGCGCGATAACGCCCTGGGCAGACGTTTCGCCAAGGCGCTGAGACCCGGCTACGATCTCGCCTATGGCTTGCTTCTCCTGCTGCCGCTGGCGCCCATCATATTGCATGGCGATCGCCCCTTGGGGCTGGATATCAGCAGCCTGCTGTTTAGCCTCAGCGAGCTGGGCATATTGGTGGTGCTCGCCTGGTATCTCAGGGGCAAGCGACTCGGCATCGAGTCCCACAAGAAGTTGCTGCCGAAACCTGCCCTGCTGTGGGGCTGGCACAGCCTGCTGGCGGTGAGCTATTTCCTCTGGAGTTATCAGCTGGGGGATCAGGTAGCCGCGCCTATCAGTAGCATCTTGCTGGTGAGCCATGGCAGCGCGCTCATGTTCCTCAGCCTGCGACCGCAACAGACCAGCCTGATACGCATGGCGGGGATCCTCTTCGGCCTCGCCTGTCTCAAGATATTGTTTATCGACATGGCCTCCTTCGTGCTGGTGCAGAAGGTGGTCGCCTTCATCGTCATCGGCATCATACTGCTGACGGTGGCCTACTTCTATCAGAAGCAGAAGAACCGGCTGCTGGCCCTAGGTTAA